The following proteins come from a genomic window of bacterium:
- a CDS encoding Rid family hydrolase — translation MEKNKIEIKGIPVEIKYSSFKGKSGVEEFHFSFTPKEFGDFRTQLKWIYNAYTETLKEKGISEETSVFRRFFCSDLYNQVEYLREMDFSNPENISNPTCISWICQPPLPYSKISLWAYHIKDPENKLKKELKGKNTCCIIREDIIHYWTGGIFSIEKDSIYEQTKNIIEKYVEFLNENNMKLSDNVIRTWFFLQNIDTDYRDFVVARREIYEKNGLTKNTHYIVSTGVGGSYYDLKAKVILDAYSIYGIKTQQIKFLSAPDFLSPTYVYGVTFERGVSISYSDRKHIIISGTASINNKGEIMYPKDINLQTERTLLNIEALLKNENATLNDMMIFIVYVRDPADYYFVEKKINERFKNTPTIFTTASVCRPGWLVEIEGIAVIPSPPLPTFKVDR, via the coding sequence ATGGAAAAAAATAAAATTGAAATTAAAGGAATACCAGTTGAGATAAAATATTCTTCTTTTAAAGGAAAATCAGGAGTTGAAGAATTTCATTTCAGTTTTACACCAAAAGAATTTGGAGATTTCAGAACACAACTTAAATGGATATACAATGCTTATACTGAAACACTTAAAGAAAAAGGAATAAGTGAGGAGACATCTGTTTTTAGAAGATTTTTCTGCAGTGATTTATACAATCAGGTAGAATATTTAAGAGAAATGGACTTTTCAAATCCAGAAAATATTTCAAATCCAACTTGCATTTCATGGATATGTCAGCCACCTCTTCCCTATTCAAAAATAAGTTTGTGGGCCTATCATATAAAAGACCCTGAAAACAAACTGAAAAAAGAATTAAAAGGAAAAAATACCTGCTGTATTATAAGAGAAGATATTATTCATTACTGGACAGGTGGTATTTTCTCAATAGAAAAAGATTCTATATACGAACAGACAAAAAATATAATTGAAAAATATGTGGAATTCTTGAATGAAAATAATATGAAACTAAGTGATAATGTGATAAGAACATGGTTTTTCTTGCAGAATATTGATACGGATTACAGGGACTTTGTAGTTGCAAGAAGAGAAATTTATGAAAAAAACGGTTTAACAAAAAATACACATTATATTGTAAGTACAGGAGTTGGTGGTTCTTATTATGACTTAAAAGCAAAAGTAATTTTAGATGCGTATTCAATTTACGGAATAAAAACACAGCAGATAAAATTTTTATCAGCACCTGATTTTTTAAGTCCCACTTATGTTTATGGAGTCACATTTGAAAGGGGTGTTTCAATAAGTTATTCAGACAGAAAACACATAATAATTTCAGGAACAGCAAGTATAAACAATAAAGGTGAAATTATGTACCCAAAAGATATAAATTTACAGACAGAAAGAACCCTTTTAAATATAGAAGCACTCTTGAAAAACGAAAATGCAACTCTAAATGATATGATGATTTTTATTGTATATGTTAGAGACCCTGCTGATTATTATTTTGTTGAAAAGAAGATAAATGAAAGATTTAAAAACACACCTACCATTTTTACAACTGCATCTGTATGTCGCCCTGGCTGGCTTGTTGAAATAGAAGGAATTGCAGTTATCCCCTCCCCGCCACTGCCCACCTTTAAGGTGGACAGATAA
- a CDS encoding PPC domain-containing protein yields MNKRSIFLIFLISCNFIFAQIMTNQPSIGYVYQAGGQRGTTLEIIVGGQNIRGARNAYFSTDKIKVLQVNPLPSLNPQQKRLLAKNLREIITNMYRKEYRKPEIVYEMDGVKLPKHPLLENLENKSFEELRFIAETFLGPFRTEQIKRSIQEKVMIKVEISPDTEPGIYELRVQSPLGLTNFLNFYVSEYKEVKEKEKIPYYTIFDPLKEVFDIPLIINGQITPGDVDRFYFNAKKGQKLVIELKGREIIPFMADAVPGWFQGVLTLYDSSGREIAYADDYYFNPDPVIFYEVKKDGEYMIEVRDALYRGREDFVYRLFIGEKPFITHIFPPGGERYEKTIVSIYGWNLPQKTVELDTEDIGIHRKSFDFNGIYSNQIYYMVDEIPEINEREPNDSLKNAMQIIMPQIVNGTISKSGDIDIYKFKCSKGDKIVAEVYSRRLNFPLDSIITLMDSSGKVLISNDDYFDKSFDTITHHADSYIYYEIPDDGIYYFKITDVKGHGGDEYIYRLRIEKSKPDFKIFIVPSAINITSNNTVPFYIYAVRKDGFDGEIEVSLKDCPEGLILSGNKIPKGKDKICMTITADTNFNFLNKPVRIKIEGTVNINGKLIKREAIPADEMMQAFAYYHLLPSSELLFYPGRSRFFKSQPISLNEKFIKIPSGGSVKIEGKISGYSENEKITLELKDPPDGITIEDLKIENDTVSFRIKAEPKIKKGFSDNLIIEVFSEPKEETSQKKQRSSKGFLPALMFEII; encoded by the coding sequence ATGAATAAAAGAAGTATTTTTTTAATTTTTCTAATTTCATGCAATTTTATTTTTGCTCAAATTATGACAAATCAACCATCTATTGGATACGTTTATCAAGCAGGTGGACAGAGAGGAACTACTCTTGAAATAATTGTTGGAGGGCAGAACATAAGAGGAGCAAGAAATGCTTATTTTTCAACAGATAAAATTAAAGTTCTTCAGGTCAATCCTTTGCCTTCATTAAATCCCCAGCAAAAACGACTTCTGGCAAAGAATTTAAGAGAAATTATAACAAACATGTATAGAAAAGAATACAGAAAACCAGAAATAGTTTATGAAATGGATGGAGTGAAATTACCAAAACACCCTTTACTTGAAAACCTTGAAAATAAATCATTTGAGGAGTTAAGATTTATTGCTGAAACTTTTTTAGGTCCTTTTAGAACTGAACAAATAAAAAGGTCAATTCAGGAAAAAGTAATGATAAAAGTTGAAATTTCTCCTGATACAGAACCTGGAATTTATGAATTGAGAGTTCAATCACCTTTAGGCCTTACCAACTTTCTAAATTTCTATGTAAGTGAATATAAAGAAGTAAAAGAAAAAGAGAAAATCCCATACTATACAATTTTTGACCCACTTAAAGAAGTTTTTGATATTCCCTTAATTATAAATGGTCAGATTACTCCTGGAGATGTTGACAGATTTTATTTTAATGCAAAAAAAGGACAAAAACTTGTTATTGAACTTAAAGGACGAGAAATTATTCCTTTTATGGCAGATGCTGTTCCTGGATGGTTTCAGGGGGTTTTAACTCTTTATGATTCTTCCGGTAGAGAAATTGCATATGCAGATGATTATTATTTCAATCCAGACCCTGTAATTTTTTATGAAGTAAAAAAAGATGGTGAATATATGATAGAAGTCAGAGATGCCCTATATCGCGGAAGGGAAGATTTTGTTTACAGATTATTTATTGGAGAAAAACCATTCATAACACATATTTTCCCACCAGGTGGAGAAAGATATGAAAAAACAATTGTTTCAATATATGGATGGAATTTACCCCAAAAAACAGTTGAACTTGATACAGAAGATATAGGGATTCATAGAAAAAGTTTTGACTTTAACGGTATATATTCAAATCAAATATATTATATGGTGGACGAAATACCTGAAATAAATGAAAGAGAACCAAATGATAGTTTGAAAAATGCAATGCAAATTATAATGCCTCAAATAGTAAATGGAACAATTTCAAAAAGTGGAGATATTGATATATATAAATTTAAATGTTCAAAAGGTGATAAAATTGTTGCAGAAGTTTATAGCCGTCGTTTAAATTTTCCACTTGATTCAATTATTACACTTATGGATTCCTCTGGAAAAGTTCTAATTTCAAATGATGACTATTTTGACAAAAGTTTTGATACAATTACACATCATGCCGACTCTTATATTTATTATGAAATCCCGGATGATGGAATATATTACTTTAAAATTACAGATGTAAAAGGTCATGGTGGCGATGAATATATCTATCGTTTAAGAATTGAGAAAAGCAAACCAGATTTTAAAATATTTATAGTTCCTTCAGCCATAAATATTACATCAAACAATACAGTTCCTTTTTATATTTATGCTGTTAGGAAAGATGGATTTGATGGAGAGATAGAAGTTTCGTTAAAGGATTGTCCTGAAGGACTCATTTTAAGTGGAAATAAAATTCCAAAAGGTAAGGATAAAATATGTATGACAATTACTGCTGATACCAATTTCAACTTCCTTAATAAACCTGTTAGGATAAAAATTGAAGGAACCGTAAATATAAATGGAAAACTTATAAAGAGAGAAGCAATTCCAGCAGATGAAATGATGCAGGCATTTGCATATTATCATCTTCTTCCTTCTTCCGAATTACTCTTTTATCCTGGTAGAAGCAGATTTTTTAAGAGTCAACCTATATCTTTGAATGAAAAATTTATAAAAATTCCTTCCGGTGGTTCAGTTAAAATTGAGGGTAAAATTTCAGGATATTCTGAAAATGAAAAAATTACACTTGAATTGAAAGACCCACCCGATGGAATAACAATAGAAGATTTAAAAATTGAAAATGATACTGTAAGTTTCAGAATAAAGGCAGAACCTAAAATAAAAAAAGGATTTTCAGACAATTTGATAATTGAGGTTTTCAGTGAACCAAAGGAAGAAACATCTCAAAAAAAACAAAGAAGTTCAAAAGGATTTCTGCCTGCATTGATGTTTGAAATTATTTGA
- a CDS encoding DUF1501 domain-containing protein, whose amino-acid sequence MNKIFKIFMVIFIVFNFSQKSYSQSEIRPKAVIQIWLWGGPSHLDTFDPKPNAGYDYTGPFKSIPTNVPGIEINELLVNLAKLADKYSIIRSMTHGINAHETAAYLMQTGHSSEENLVYPSIGAVVSLFKGYDYGYKGILPPYIVLTTSQGRFSECGFLGPKYKPFVTGGDPNRTPFAVEGIVLEGISEERKNARKELLYSIDILGKLIPWSKEFQWFDLCREKAYEIISGEIAKVFDLSTEPEEVRNMYGRNTFGQSCLVARRLIEKGVVYVTINYRGWDTHNNHFQQMRQKLPELDMGLASLIKDLSDRGLLDSTIIWVSGEFGRTPKVQWEPPWNGGRGHYGKCFSVLVAGGGFKGGCVVGKSDEKGEEVIDRPVYPKDLLGSIYYLLGIDPEGKFPEKFGKDARILPPIEKGPKKGLLKEIMYE is encoded by the coding sequence ATGAATAAAATTTTTAAAATTTTTATGGTTATTTTCATTGTTTTCAATTTTTCCCAAAAATCCTATTCGCAGTCAGAAATAAGACCAAAAGCAGTTATTCAAATCTGGCTTTGGGGAGGACCGTCTCATCTTGATACTTTTGACCCAAAACCAAATGCTGGATACGACTACACAGGGCCTTTTAAATCAATACCAACAAATGTTCCTGGAATAGAAATAAATGAACTTCTTGTAAATCTTGCTAAACTTGCTGATAAATATTCAATTATAAGAAGTATGACCCATGGAATAAATGCTCATGAAACTGCTGCATATTTAATGCAAACAGGTCATTCCTCAGAAGAAAATCTTGTTTATCCCTCTATTGGAGCGGTTGTTTCATTATTTAAAGGATATGACTATGGATACAAAGGAATTCTTCCACCTTATATTGTACTTACAACTTCCCAGGGTAGATTTTCAGAGTGTGGATTTCTTGGGCCTAAATATAAACCATTTGTAACAGGTGGAGACCCAAACAGAACCCCATTTGCAGTTGAAGGTATTGTACTTGAAGGAATATCAGAAGAAAGAAAAAATGCAAGGAAAGAACTTTTATATTCAATAGATATACTTGGTAAATTAATCCCTTGGAGTAAAGAATTTCAATGGTTTGATTTATGTAGAGAAAAAGCATACGAAATAATATCAGGAGAAATTGCAAAGGTTTTTGACCTTTCAACCGAACCAGAAGAGGTAAGAAATATGTATGGCAGAAATACTTTTGGGCAATCGTGTCTTGTGGCAAGAAGATTGATTGAAAAAGGAGTTGTCTATGTAACAATAAATTACAGGGGATGGGATACACATAACAACCACTTTCAACAGATGAGACAGAAACTTCCTGAACTTGATATGGGACTCGCTTCTCTTATTAAAGACCTTTCAGATAGAGGACTTCTTGATTCAACAATTATATGGGTATCAGGAGAATTTGGCCGTACTCCAAAAGTTCAGTGGGAACCGCCATGGAATGGAGGAAGAGGCCATTACGGTAAATGTTTTTCAGTTCTTGTTGCCGGAGGTGGATTTAAAGGAGGATGTGTTGTTGGAAAAAGTGATGAAAAAGGGGAAGAAGTGATTGACAGACCTGTATATCCAAAAGATTTACTCGGAAGTATTTATTATCTTTTAGGCATTGACCCTGAGGGAAAATTCCCTGAAAAATTTGGAAAAGATGCGAGAATTTTACCTCCAATTGAAAAGGGACCAAAAAAAGGACTTCTGAAGGAGATAATGTATGAATAA
- a CDS encoding DUF1553 domain-containing protein gives MEKIKKLIFVIFFQVIILNSQNSLNLYEQENWSTLESEIDRYVFSKLEKLNIKHAFPCSDEVFIRRIYLDTIGMLPEVEEVIDFLNDKNPDKRKVLIDKLLEKKEFAEYWSMKWCDILRIKAEFPINLWPNGVQAYHKWILNSLVENKPYDKFVRELLTSSGSNFRVPPVNFYRAVGKRDPYSIASCVSLTFMGVRFEKLPDDIKTGMSKFFSKVSYKKTLEWKEEIVYFNPENSETIEAIFPDGNKIKIPPDKDPRTVFADWLIRPDNPYFSKNIVNRIWSWIFGRGIIHEPDDIGPDNPPAIPELLNYLENQLIKSNYDLKHIYKIIFNSRVYQQSFIPRDNNPEGEKYFAYYLPRRLEAEVLLDIICKFSGSGIEYVSQIPEPYTFIPSSQRNILLADGSITGPFLELFGRPPRDTGLESERNNKINEAQMRYLLNSSELHKKIQSSNYIRQLMREAKGDRKKIIENIYLSLLSRYPSKSEIELLEGYFQKQGISFNQAVEDIVWALINSKEFLYKH, from the coding sequence ATGGAAAAGATAAAGAAGTTAATTTTTGTGATATTTTTTCAGGTAATAATTTTAAATAGCCAGAACTCTTTAAATTTATATGAACAGGAAAACTGGTCAACTCTTGAAAGTGAAATAGATAGATATGTCTTTTCAAAACTTGAAAAATTAAATATTAAGCATGCCTTCCCTTGTTCAGATGAGGTCTTTATAAGAAGAATTTATCTTGATACAATTGGAATGCTTCCTGAGGTAGAAGAAGTAATTGATTTTCTCAATGATAAAAATCCTGATAAAAGAAAAGTCCTTATTGATAAATTACTTGAAAAAAAAGAATTTGCTGAATACTGGTCTATGAAATGGTGTGATATTTTAAGGATAAAGGCAGAATTCCCTATAAATCTTTGGCCTAACGGAGTTCAGGCATATCATAAGTGGATACTCAATTCTTTAGTTGAAAATAAACCATATGATAAATTTGTTAGAGAACTTCTTACTTCAAGTGGAAGTAATTTCAGAGTTCCTCCAGTAAATTTTTATAGAGCGGTTGGGAAAAGAGACCCTTATTCAATTGCTTCCTGTGTGTCTCTAACTTTTATGGGTGTAAGATTTGAGAAGTTGCCCGATGATATTAAAACAGGGATGAGTAAATTTTTCTCAAAGGTCTCTTATAAAAAAACTCTTGAATGGAAAGAGGAAATAGTTTATTTTAATCCAGAGAATTCAGAAACAATAGAGGCAATTTTTCCTGATGGAAATAAAATTAAAATCCCACCTGATAAAGACCCGAGAACTGTTTTTGCTGATTGGCTTATAAGACCCGATAATCCATACTTTTCAAAGAACATTGTAAACAGAATATGGTCATGGATTTTTGGAAGAGGGATAATTCATGAACCAGATGATATAGGACCTGATAATCCACCAGCAATTCCTGAACTTTTAAATTATCTTGAAAACCAACTTATTAAATCAAATTATGATTTAAAACACATTTATAAAATTATTTTTAATTCAAGAGTTTACCAGCAATCATTTATACCGAGAGATAATAATCCTGAAGGTGAGAAATATTTTGCTTATTATTTGCCAAGACGACTTGAGGCAGAGGTTTTACTTGATATAATATGTAAATTTTCTGGAAGTGGAATTGAATATGTAAGTCAAATCCCTGAACCATATACTTTCATACCATCATCTCAAAGAAATATTTTACTTGCGGATGGTAGTATAACAGGCCCTTTTCTTGAATTATTTGGAAGGCCTCCAAGAGATACAGGACTTGAATCAGAAAGAAATAATAAAATAAATGAGGCACAGATGAGGTATCTTTTAAATTCATCTGAATTACATAAAAAGATTCAATCAAGTAATTATATAAGACAATTAATGAGAGAGGCAAAAGGAGATAGAAAAAAAATAATTGAAAATATTTATCTCTCTTTACTATCAAGGTATCCATCTAAATCTGAAATTGAACTACTTGAAGGTTATTTTCAAAAGCAGGGTATATCTTTTAATCAAGCAGTTGAAGATATTGTATGGGCTTTAATTAACAGTAAGGAGTTTTTGTACAAGCATTAG
- a CDS encoding creatininase family protein: MRYENMFPEQIREAIKKNIPIVLPVGVIEYHSEHLCIGVDTLLVLKALEEIEKEMEIIILPPFYYGCASYAVEPPEGNGTIHIKPEVIYKFAKNLFENLLRVGFRNIYVIIHHQSENFIAGMPTDLAFKLAARESIFEFLEKRYGEGWWGKEESQNYYIQHEKGTDPFSWIKIIPFMDEETQKKYPIDHAGKQETSLMMVFYPSGVKMKKYSKEKWYSKEAKKANKEYGKKAKKEIIKRLKEVLK, encoded by the coding sequence ATGAGATATGAAAATATGTTTCCAGAACAAATAAGAGAAGCAATTAAGAAAAATATACCCATAGTTTTGCCTGTTGGAGTTATAGAATATCACAGTGAACATCTATGTATAGGAGTTGATACTCTGCTTGTTTTAAAAGCACTTGAAGAGATAGAAAAAGAAATGGAAATTATAATTTTACCACCTTTTTACTATGGATGTGCAAGTTATGCAGTTGAACCTCCTGAAGGAAATGGGACAATTCATATAAAGCCCGAGGTTATATACAAATTTGCAAAAAATCTATTTGAAAATCTTTTAAGGGTTGGCTTTAGAAATATTTATGTCATTATTCATCATCAAAGTGAAAATTTTATTGCAGGAATGCCAACAGACCTTGCTTTTAAACTTGCTGCAAGAGAAAGTATATTTGAATTTCTTGAAAAAAGATATGGTGAAGGATGGTGGGGAAAAGAAGAGTCACAAAATTATTATATACAACATGAGAAAGGAACTGACCCATTCAGTTGGATAAAGATAATACCTTTTATGGATGAAGAAACACAAAAAAAATATCCAATTGACCATGCTGGAAAACAAGAAACATCTCTGATGATGGTATTCTATCCTTCCGGTGTAAAAATGAAAAAATATAGTAAAGAAAAATGGTACTCAAAAGAAGCAAAAAAAGCAAATAAAGAATACGGTAAAAAGGCAAAAAAAGAAATTATAAAAAGATTGAAAGAGGTTTTAAAATAA
- a CDS encoding zinc-binding dehydrogenase: MKIKALIYQEANKFEISELTLDEMKDEDIKVKTIISAISPGTERWVLKGKHIGTKFPCVPGYHRIGIIEKVGKNVKNFKEGDIVYGIDNRWKENIYRMWGAHVSHSVGNWKNYWFISSKIPDNFELETIVFTQLSAVATRGIKALEVKSREKIAIIGAGFLGLCACQLSIYRNAVPILIDKDPERVEFGKKFTQFSFLIDDKEIDEKLKEIAPEGFDHLYDTVGDPNTTDKLVQITKFRGKILLQAQYFDKEKCAIDLDQIKIREITIKTTIGIDTIDFYETLDYIKKRILKISEMITHRFTSEELTKGFEILRDGKPFNLGILFWWK, from the coding sequence ACACTTGATGAAATGAAAGATGAGGATATAAAAGTTAAAACAATAATTTCTGCAATCTCTCCTGGAACAGAAAGATGGGTTTTAAAAGGGAAACATATAGGAACAAAATTTCCATGTGTTCCTGGATATCACAGAATTGGTATAATTGAGAAAGTTGGGAAAAATGTAAAAAATTTTAAAGAAGGAGATATTGTTTATGGAATTGATAATAGATGGAAAGAAAATATTTATAGAATGTGGGGAGCCCATGTTTCTCATTCTGTAGGGAATTGGAAAAATTACTGGTTCATTTCTTCAAAGATACCTGATAACTTTGAACTTGAAACAATTGTTTTTACTCAACTTTCTGCTGTTGCAACAAGAGGGATAAAAGCACTTGAAGTAAAAAGTAGAGAAAAAATTGCCATAATAGGTGCTGGATTTCTTGGATTATGTGCATGTCAACTCTCAATTTATAGAAATGCAGTACCTATTTTAATAGATAAAGACCCTGAAAGAGTTGAATTCGGAAAAAAGTTTACTCAATTTTCATTTTTAATTGATGATAAAGAGATTGATGAAAAATTAAAAGAGATTGCACCTGAAGGTTTTGACCATTTATATGATACTGTTGGAGACCCAAATACTACAGATAAACTTGTTCAAATTACAAAATTTAGAGGGAAAATTTTACTTCAGGCACAGTATTTTGATAAAGAAAAATGTGCTATTGACCTTGACCAGATAAAAATAAGAGAAATTACTATAAAAACAACAATAGGAATAGATACAATTGATTTTTATGAAACTCTTGACTATATAAAAAAAAGGATTTTAAAAATTTCTGAAATGATAACACACAGATTTACAAGTGAAGAATTGACAAAAGGATTTGAAATTTTAAGGGATGGGAAACCATTTAATCTTGGAATACTTTTCTGGTGGAAATAA